ACTTTCTGGTTGTTCCTGTTTATCCGACAATTGGTGATGCCGTAGTTCCGGTTGCGCTGCAACAGAACCGaaacaaatattattaaattaaaatcaatataatttaatgtatgTAGTAACGTAGTTTGTTACTTAGCAGGGACCCTTCTCTGTGTAATATTACCATCACACATAATTAACATGCAAATGCATTTTGTCTTTCCCGTTAATATTATAACGTCATATAATCCAGCATTTAAAACTGCCTTCTTTGGAAAGTGATTGGCCCATTCCTGTCATAATTATAGAACAATATAGGACAACAACCTGACAGTTTAATACTTTTACTTCCGTTTTAGGTTTAAGTTTTTCttatataccacatgtacagTGTGGCAAAGTGACGTCATTTAGTGATGACGTCACGAACATTGTTCTTCATATCCCTGCATGggagctacatgtatatgacagcTGTGATAATAATAACTTTCTATTTTCTTTGGTAAAGTTTTATAATGACAATGCAGAACAAATGGAAATATAAATGCATATCTATACAGGCCATTTATCTCGATAGTTTAAAAAACTGTCCTCCATCATTCGTCGTTATATAGGAAAACATGGAGTGTAATGTAGAGCCCATGTAGTGTCCATGctttataaaattattgaattcaAAAACCTGGAAGTTTTGtcaaaattgatttattttactatTCTATTGTAATTCTATGTTGAGGATATCAATTGATCATATTATACTTAGTTCAATCTcgtttaatatattttacttgaAGTAAATGCAAACATTacatatcatgggtgtctgtgcaatagtccagaatatttgaccctcgaTACTAGTAATCGACCAATGTTTTATTGTACTCGGCCACTGACACCAataatatacttgttttattaaataatcaCTAAAACtcactgaaatctcgactttcctgtaggcctagaagtcACCATGACTGTCGTCTGACTGAGTGACATAGACGCTTGAAATGGCAGGACTATATTCCAAAACGTcataggtgttcaatagttcgcatgTGAccaaattccgaaacgtcacaggtgttcaatagttcgcacgtgacagtgcaatagtcattttagccgtgcaatagttcaaaatataccttaggcgtatagttaaggaaaatcaaacgcattatttataatcaatattataatctatacatacattgtatatatactcgTGTTGTTTACCCTGTGTTGTTGTGAGTTATAAACCAGCATTACTTACCGTAGCTCGAAGATGAAATACTTAATTTCACTCGCATGTGTACTTACTTTTGCAACCAAATGAAGTACACATTTTTTCTCACAAATGAAATACTTACTTTCACACGCATATGAAGAAGGTATTTTCGATCGCAGATCTAGTATTTACTCCAGTTCGCAGATTTTCCCCTGGATAAAGTACTTATTTTGTTCGCAGATGAAATACTTACTTTTGCTCGCAGATGTAGTTAAAATGTCCTGAACATCGGTCATCCCTCCACACCAGATTGTTGTCAGCGTTCATAAAGAAGGACATGCAGTTAGCCGAGTTGTTACCGTCAGGCTGGCCTACGTCCCAGAAAGTCGTAGGTCCTATTGGCAAGCCAGACTCGAACCAACGCCATCGGCTCTCTACTGCCAAGTCGCTACCGCCGAGCCAGAAATGACCCAACTTCCACGctgttatataaaattaattacaatgtatatttaaggattaacatcaattattttttctgttatacagtcataacagaaaaaactggagtgtactctaaataaaccgcgaagcggtttatgaagagagtacactccagttttttatgttatgactgtataacagaaaaaataattaatgttaattcttataatttaatttcgtcttatacacaccaagatatttcactttctttggcgaactcttttctgtgataaattattacgcaacgtcatcagccaatcaaaaatgacgttacatttcgcaacgtcaaaaattttgttatggaggtataacaaaattatttcagccaatgaaaatgcgtgtttcatacaaaattaaattataggTATTTAAAACCAATGACCAATAGgggaaatgatatatatacaagaacTCTGCATATTGGATACTATTGTTTAATCCACATGAGTCATTTGTGAGTAAATGTACAGTGTAGGGGCTTGAGGTATGGTATAACATACGTAATACTACCACAGTCAGCTAACCACAGACtagtttttaataaatatatatcaggtGTCAAATATCATGcttacattgatataaaatgcaggtatatgaaaaatatttaaactgcGAACATCTTTAGAAACTTTATCATTTATGCATATAATTATTGAACTGATAGGAACTTAGACCTATCGGAAATGGGAATTGTAACTTTTTCGGAACTGACACCTATCGGAAATACTACTTATGGAAATGATACATTTCGGAACCAACACCTATCGGAACTGATACTTATCGGAACTGATACCTATCGGAACTGACACCTATCGGAACTGACACCTATCGGAAATAATACTTATTGGAAATAATACTTATGGAAATGATACTTTTCGGAACTGACACCTATCGGAACTGAGACCTATCCGAACTGACACCTATCGGAACTGACACCTATCGGAACTGACACATATCGCAACTGATACATATCGGAACTGATATCTATCGGAACAGATACTTATCGGAACTGACACCTATCGGAACTGGCACCTATCGGAACTGAAACCTATCTGAAATAATACTTATCGGAACTGATACCTATCGGAAATAATACTTATGGAAATTATACTTTTCTGAACCGACACCTATCGGAACTGACACCTATCGGAAATAATACTTATCGGAACTGAAACCTATCGGAACTGATACCTATCGGAAATAATACTTATGGAAATGATACTTTTCTGAACCGACACCTATCGGAACTGACACCTATCGGAACTGATACTTATCGGAACCGACACCTATCGGAACCGACACCTATCGGAAATAATACTTATCGGGACTGATACTTATTGGAAATAATACTTATGGAAATGATACTTTTCTGAACCGACACCTATCGGAACTGACACCTATCGGAACAGATACTTATCGGAACTGACACCTATCGGAACTTACACCTATCGGAAATAATACTTATGGAAATGATACTTTTCGGAACCGACATCTATCGGAACTGACACCTATCGGAACAGATACTTATCGGAACTGACACCTATCGGAACTTACACCTATCGGAAATAATACTTATGGAAATGATACTTTTCGGAACCGACACCTATCGGAACTGATACTTATCGGAACTGAGACCTATCCGAACGGACACCTATCGGAACTGACACCTATCGGAACGGACACATATCGGGACTGACATCTATCGGAACGGATATCTATCGGAACAGATACTTATCGGAAATGACATCTATCCGAAATAATACTTATCGGAACTGACACCTATCGGAACGGAACTAATCGGAACTGATACTTATCGGAACTGACAACTATCGGAAATAATACTTATCGGAACGGATACTAATCGGAACTGATACTTATCGGAACTGACACCTATCGGAAATAATACTTATCGGAACTGACAATTATCGGAACTGACATCTATCGCAACAATCACGTACAGGGTTTGACATACATTGGACCTAACATCTATAACTCGTATCGTTCATGGCTGGAACCTGTATATATCTGACACTTATCACAACTGTCAATTCTTTTACTGACATTTGTCGGAAATATCACTTATCACAAGTGGCATTGATTATTGActgttatacttacagtggAATATGTTGAGGTATACTTCCAGGAAGTTGTGTTTTTCTAGATTATCGTCTGTGGTCAGGTAACTATTGTGTTTCCGGCAGTcagcctgtaaaatatcaattccACACTTGAGCAAGTGTCCGGGAATATGGGGCTACATAGCTAATATATTGACAATCGTGACAGTGTAGAAATGGGAAATGATCTCAAATAATCTAGAATGGGAAGGGAGCTCCAAATACGAGGAAGTAGAACTGATGGCATAAATGTTGTTTGAATATCGTCCTGCGAGCGGTCTACGTCATTTTGGGGCGTGGTTTCTTGTagcagctggtggctacctcactgaacaccATACGATAGGTAAATCGTCCAGCGAACGTCGTAACCACGACAACGCAAGGCAGTTAATGATATTAACGTCTTGAGACACATTTATTGTCCTGGGTGTGGAACGGAATATACATATTGGAGCTTAACCTGAAGATGTATAAGGAAGACACTCTACCAAatgaattatgaaatattacatCAATTAGGATAATTTACTGGACATACATACAGGTTGCGTGGCACGTGATACATGCGATAACtcatacaattataatatagcggtgataatatgtttaaatattaattacaacGTCATACCTCAGCATCATTCCATGTCTTCTTGGTTGTcccaaacaaaaaacattctTGATTGAACTCAATCCAACCTGATGGACACGTGCTGAGCACAACTAGAAAACCTGAAATGAGAGAGTATATATATGGTCATTGTCAGGAGTGTCATATTAACTCTACAAGTCATCATTTGGTGATTTGAAAATGGGCTATTATAAAACCACCAATGATCTCTACACTTACCCACAGCCAGTATGGCTCACATGGCGGCTCTGTATAGAGGTGATGTCTCCAAATTATTGACGAAACACGTGTTTATAGTCGATAACCGAACAAAGAACAATTAGTTTGACATCCATTTCCACCTGGAAATAGTGCTTCTTCAGATCAAATATGTATTCagtatttaataaataaatcgGGTTTTGACATCAGTTGGAACCCAATATTCTTCCACAAAATAGCATGTCTCTAATGGGTGGTTTATAAGTAATCGAGTTATAGATAGCACTACAAGTAATGATATCAAAAGAATCATTTTTTTCCATACCAGACCTGTAAAATACTGATTACCTGAGAAAGCTATAGTGGTACACAGGATCCACGACGCGGCCATTTTGGGATAGACTATGCGAGTAACCAGTACAAAGATAGTCCGAGATTATACACTGCGTGTGTGACGTTACATGTGTGTCACACACGGCGATACCATTACTTAGGACGCACCGAAACTCTCactaatatataacatactatTCCCGTTTTGAGGATTCACCGAAACTCTCACTCACATTTAACACATTAAGCCAGTGTTTAGGACTAGCCGGAACtcacatacaacacatacaataGTTATTACTTTAATGTTTGAGGACCTGGTGATAAATATTCTCaaattaaatataatgaaaaacaaaaacaagaataaAAACGTGTGATATGTTTGACATTTAAGGggggaaaatattttattatttgcaTTGACTGAAGAATGGAAAGGATGAAATGAGGttgatttaaattgaaatgtaaaTACTCTAATAAGTTAATTATTAGAGgctaaattgaaaaaaaaagatatactTAAATAAGCAGATTATTTAGACGATTGTTTTGCTTTTGTATCTTAGTGGATAAACTATTGTTAAAAAGGAACACGGGTGAGTAATTTCGTTGTCATCATCCCATtcctcattttgagaatgtgctGAAgtcagatttgacctagatgtgtatgTTAGTTGTTGTCAGggaaacagaagacgcttacacTTCCGGAACACATTATGTCATTCTTCTTGTACTTTTATATTAAGTATCTTCTTGTACTTTTACATTAAATATCTTCTTGTACTTTTATATTAAGTATCTTCTTGTACTTTTACATTAAGTATCTTCTTGTACTTTTACATTAAGTATCTTCTTGTACTTTTACATTAAATATCTTCTTGTACTTTTACATTAAATATCTTCTTGTACTTTTACATTAAGTATCTTCTTGTACTTTTACATTAAATATCTTCTTGTACTTTTACATTAAGTATCTTGTACTTTTACATTAAATATCTTCTTGTACTTTTACATTATGTCATTCTTCTTGTACTTCACATTAAGTATCTTCTTGTACTTTTACATTAAGTATCTTCTTGTACTTCACATTAAGTATCTTCTTGTACTTTTACATTAAGTATCTTCTTGTACTTTAACATTATGTCATTCTTCTGGTAAACCTATATTTTGTTAGTATTTTCATCTCGTTCTGTCAAATTTGAGGTAGAATTACAGCTACGTTTTCATGTCAGCATTCTCTGTTTGTTGTTTCaatcataattatattgttttataaaactgATCCAGGTTATAAATTCTAAGAGTAAAGGTATTACAGCAATTTTATTGTGATATCCATTGATGTATCGCAAAACAAATAGCAAATATCGCATAACAACTAATTCACTTATGCCTGATATTTCCTCCAACAAAAATACCTTTCCAGAGAAATGAGAAGAATACATGTCTGTTGTATCGTGtgatttgtttcaaattttaGAGCACTATCAATTTTTAACAGATTGCTACATTGATAAATTTCCGTAACTACACGACTAtagaaataatttatataattagcaCAAACACAGTTCGCGCAATGCCTCCAgcatgaaaagaaaaaaaaaagaaaaaaaatgacgtCACTAACGCCAAACGACACTTTGTTACTAAATCTTCAAGTCAACGGAAGATACAATATAGATGTTATATCAAGTTCTCAAAATATCAGGTTTTTAACCCCAAACTACACAAAACACTAAATTAATGTAATCTGCTCAGTGGGTTTGAAATGTTCATATCCATTGTAACTATATTCAATGATGGAGTGTAATCAATTTAATCTCATTTTCAGACACTGGACCCTAAAACTTTAATGATGTTCCACAAATGACGGTTTCGTTGAAATGTGTAAAACTACATACCAAGATTGGTTAAAGATGGACGTATAATCTTTGAGTGCAGTCTTGCCTTAGCGACATTTCGGCAAAATATTTACGACATCATCCGAATTGACAAAATGTTGCCATTAACTTTCAACAGCTAGGACAAACCATATGTTATAGACATATGTTGTTCAAGAAATTTTcccaaatgaaatatttcataaacaacaTATTATCCAATATgttagaaataattaacgaCACGACACTTtgttcatcaatattttaaaacattttcgaCTTGATGTAGAAGTATACCTAAACACATTTTTATTCTTTGTTGTATTTAACCTGTATGCCGTTATTAAGCcaatttgtaatacatgtatatgaaactGTATACTGCAATTAACAGTGGTTCCTCCGGTGTATGGATACAGCTCAAGGTGTCCTAGGTAAACAAATATGGCTGCCAGTCACTTCCGGTATCAATACGCTGAATGATACAGGCCACCACGATATAAAGCAACTTAACGAATTATgacattataaatgtatttgtataagtAAACGCTCATCTATCCGATTGGACATGGAATCTATGTAAAACGAAATGTCCTTGGAATTCTTGTCATCTACAGACATTTCATTTAGAATTCCCAAATGGATATTCTTCTAAAACGTGAAACATGGAATCTCTCCATGCAATTCGTTTAACGtcgcatcacttctaaatccTGTATCATATCAATGCGCGACAAACGGCTTTTATCTTGAACAATTAAAGCTTATGCAAGTGTTAACAATTTTacgacatatatatacacacatttatggaataaataatgaattcaaCATAAAAAACACGTGTGTCGTTTATGATAACACGAGGGACTTTTTTTCTGCAAAAGTCTGCTGTTCTGGGATTTAAACCTACTGACGTTAGTGATATGGTAAACGGGAAGCATTTCCCTCGGTTACAAAAACAGCCTAAAGACATGCTGATAACAGTACAATAataatgtgtttgtatgtataaGACAAATGTCATGCCACCCTGGTTTGATCCGTATgcacaacatatatatatttacatttgtctggcattgtcactatatagtgtGTTTGAGtgctctggcattgatgtacgtttaaatgccatccatcacgcgctacacttatcagcgtattaatacatcacaaaccggaactac
This genomic stretch from Pecten maximus chromosome 16, xPecMax1.1, whole genome shotgun sequence harbors:
- the LOC117344507 gene encoding perlucin-like protein, giving the protein MAASWILCTTIAFSGFLVVLSTCPSGWIEFNQECFLFGTTKKTWNDAEADCRKHNSYLTTDDNLEKHNFLEVYLNIFHSWKLGHFWLGGSDLAVESRWRWFESGLPIGPTTFWDVGQPDGNNSANCMSFFMNADNNLVWRDDRCSGHFNYICEQNATGTTASPIVG